From Candidatus Binatia bacterium:
CGATTCGACGACCAACAGCACGACCATGACGAGGAGCGCCGCGAGTAGCGGCCGGCGCTCAGCGCGAAGGACCGCCACGAACAGAGACAAGCCGGGCGCGTAGCGCGCCATTTTGAGCAGACGGAGGAGCCGGAGCACGCGGAGCCAGTCCGAATCGATCGGAAAGAGCAGACCCGCGTAAAACGGCAACACCGCCAGTAAATCGAAGACGCCAAACGGCGAGGCCGCGTAGCGCAGTCGCGCGCGCCACGGCCGTGAGGCGCCTATCGGATCGCGTTCGGGCGCCGCCCAGCAGCGCAGCGCATAGTCGAGAGTAAAAACGGCGACGGTGAAGATTTCGATGGCGGCGAAGAGAGCGCCGTACGCGGCACGGAGCGACTCCATCGTCTCCAGGGCGACGGCACTGACGGTCGCAACGATCACGGCCACGAGAAAAACACTGACACAGATTCTCGTCCGTGACCGAGACTCGCCCTCCTCCAGCGCGTCGTGGAAACGCGCTCTCAGGCTACGGTTCGTATCGGCAGGCACAACGGCCCCTCATTACCGTAGGAAGCTGCAAATGTCCAACTTAAAGATCCCGATGTAATGATCCTATCTTGCCGGCGGTCAGAAAAGTCCCAGCTACAAGGCGTGCGCCGATCTGACGAGCGCAGGCGTACTATTTTCAGTACGTCGAGCGAGGCAGATCAAGCACAACGCCGTAGATGGGCTTTTATGACTGCCGGGCGGGGTCGTAGCCGAGGACGGGTGATAGCCAGCGCTCCACTTCCGCAACCGCCATTCCCTTGCGCGCCGCGTAGGATTCCACCTGATCTTTGCCGACCGCGCTCACGGCGAAATATCTGGACTCCCGATGGGCGAAATAGAGACCGCTGACCGCGGCGGCGGGCAGCATGGCAAAATTTTCCGTCAATGTGATGCCGGCCGCCTTTTCGACTCCGAGCAAATCGAAGAGGATTCTCTTCTCCGTATGGTCGGGACAGGCGGGATAGCCGGGTGCCGGGCGGATGCCCTGATATTTTTCGGCGATCAAATCTTCGTTCGAAAGATTCTCGCTCTTGCCGTAGCCCCAATCGGCGCGCGCGCGTTTGTGCAGATATTCTGCGAACGCCTCGGCCAAGCGGTCCGCCAGCGCCTTGGCCATGATGGCGTTGTACTGATCGTAGTCCTTCTCAAAGCGCTCGGCCAACTCCTGCGCGCCGTGACCCGTCGTCACGGCAAACGCGCCGACGTAATCTACCAGGCCGCTCTCGCGCGGCGCGACGAAATCGCTGAGCGACAACTGCGGTTTGGCAGCCTGGTTTTCCTTTTGCTGCCGCAGCGTGTGAAAACGCGTGAGCTCCTTGGCGCGTGAAGCATCCGTATATAGGACGATATCGTCACCCACGCTATTCGCAGGAAAAAAACCGTACACGGCGCGCGCGGTCAGAAGTTTCTTCTCGACGATGTCGCTCAAGAGCTTTTGCGCGTTAGCGAAGAGTTCCCTGGCCGCGGGCCCGCGCGCCGGATCGTTCAACAGATCCGGATACCGCCCGCGGAGCTCCCACGTATGAAAAAAAGGCGACCAGTCGATATACGGTACCAACTCCCGCAATGGGAAATCGCCCAGAGTCTTCGGGCCGGTGAATTCCGGCACATGGATATGCGATTCGTCCCAGTCGATGTGCAGTTTTTTCCGCTCCGCTTCCTCGTAGGTCAATAGTTGAACCGCCGCCTTGGCCTCGTAGGCCCTGCGGATCTCCTGCTGCTCGGCGCGGTTTTTCGCGTCCAGTTCCTTTCGGCTCTGGGACGTGGCCAGGCGGCCCACGACCGGAACGGCGCGCGACGCGTCCATCACGTGGATGGTCTCGTGCCGGTAGGCGGGCGCGATTTTCACCGCCGTGTGCCTCTTGCTCGTCGTCGCGCCGCCGATGAGAAGCGGCACGCTGAGGCCGCACCGCTCCATTTCTCTCGCGACGTGCACCATCTCATCGAGGGACGGCGTGATGAGACCGGAGAGGCCGATGATGTCGGCCTTTTCCTTGACGGCAGTTTCGATGATGCGGTCCGCCGGCACCATCACGCCGAGATCGATGACCTCGTAGTTGTTGCAGCCGAGGACGACGCCGACGATGTTCTTGCCGATGTCGTGTACGTCGCCTTTCACCGTCGCGAAGACGAGCTTCGCGCGCGACTTGCCTTGATCGGCGGCCTTCTTCTCCGCCTCCATGAGCGGCGTGAGACAGGCGACGGCTTTTTTCATCACGCGCGCGCTCTTGACTACCTGCGGGAGAAACATCTTGCCCTCGCCGAAGAGATCGCCGACGACATTGATGCCGTCCATGAGCGGCCCCTCGATGATTTGCAGCGGCCGGTCATATTTCTTGAGCGCCTCTTCCAGGTCGGGCTCGATGTAGTCGAGAATCCCTTTGATGACCGCCTCCGAGAGACGATGCTCCACGCTTCCGTCGCGCCACGCTTCCTGTTCCGCCGCGGTTTTAGCGCTTCCTTTGTAGCTTTCCGCCAGCTCGAGCAACCTCTCCGTCGCGTCGGCGCGGCGGTTGAATAGCACGTCCTCCACGCGCCCGAGCAGCTCCTGGGGGATCTGTTCGTACACCGAAAGCTGGCCCGCGTTGACGATCCCCATGTCCATACCCGCCTGGATCGCGTGATAGAGAAACGCCGCGTGCATCGCCTCGCGGACGGCGTCGTTGCCGCGGAAGGAAAACGAGATATTGCTGACGCCGCCGGAGATATGGCAGCGCGGGAAGAACTGCTTCAACTGCTTCGCCGCTTCGATGAAGCTGATCGCGTACTCGTTGTGCTCCTCAAGACCCGTGGCGACGACGAGGATGTTGGTGTCGAAAAAGATGTCGCTCTCGTCGAAGCCGATCTCTTCGGTAAGAAGCTTATGAGCCCGCCGGCAGATCTTCAGACGCTGCTCCACGGTCGTTGCCTGTCCCTCCTCGTCGAAGGCCATTACGACCACGGCGGCGCCGTAATTTTTTACCAGCCGCGCGCGCCGCCTGAACTCCTCCTCGCCCTCTTTCAGCGAAAGCGAGTTGACGACCGATTTCCCCTGGACGCACTTGAGCCCCGCCTCGATCACGTCGAAGTTCGAGCTGTCGATCATGATGGGGATCCGGCTGATCTCCGGGTTGGCCGCGATGTGATTGAGAAACACCGTCATCGCCTTGGCGGAATCCAGCATGCCCTCGTCCATGTTGACGTCCAAAATATTCGCGCCCCCCTCGACCTGCTCGCGCGCGACCGTCAGGGCGTCTTCGTACTGTTCTTCCCGGATGAGCCGGGCGAATTTGCGCGAGCCGGCAACGTTGGTCCGCTCGCCGACCATGATGAAGTTGGAATCGGGACGGATCGTGAGTTTTTCTAAACCGCTTAGATGAGTGAACCGGTCAGGCTCGGCGGGAACACGGGGCCGCGCCCCGCGCACAGCCCGGGCGATCGCGGCGATGTGCGCCGGCGTCGTGCCGCAGCAGCCGCCAACCAGATTGAGCCAGCCTTCCCGAGCCCATGCTCCCAAATGCTTCGCGATCTCCTCAGGACCCATGTCATAGCCGCCGAACTCATTCGGCAACCCGGCGTTCGGATACGCGAAGATCGGCAGGTGCGACTGCCGCGAAAGCTCTTCGATGAACGGTCCCATCTGTTCCGGACCGAAAGCGCAGTTGATGCCCACCGCCGTAAGGTCCGCATGGGAGATCGAAGTCAAGAACGCGTCCAACGTCTGACCGGAAAGAGTGCGTCCGCTCCGGTCCGTGATCGTCACCGAGGCGAGAACCGGCAGGCGGACACTGCGGTCATCGAAAAACTTGCCAATGGCGAAGAGACAGGCCTTAAGGTTCAACGTATCGAACGTGGTTTCCGGCAACAGCAGATCGACACCGCCGTCTACGAGGCCGCGCACCTGCTCGTAGTAGGCATCGACGAGCTGGTCGAATGTCGTCGCTCGAAAGGCCGGATTGTTGACGTCGGGCGAAAGCGACGCCGTCCGATTCGTCGGCCCAATGGAGCCGGCCACGAAGCGCGGCCGGTCCGGCGTCTTTTGGTTCATCGCGTCCGCGACCTTTCGGGCGAGCCTTGCCGCCGCCACGTTGATAGCATGAACCTCACCCTCCAAAGCGTAGTCGGCGAGGGAAATGGCGTTGGCGTTGAAGGTGTTGGTTTCGATGATGTCGGCGCCGGCTTCGAAAAAACCCTGGTGGATTTTCTCGATGACTTCGGGCCGCGTCACCGAGAGCAGATCGTTGCAGCCTTTGAGCGGCTTCGGATGATTTGCAAATCGTTCGCCGCGGAACGCCGCTTCATCGAGCTTGACAGCCTGGATCATCGTGCCCATCGCGCCGTCGATGACGAGGATGCGCTCACGGAGGAGTTGCTTTAATTTTTCTT
This genomic window contains:
- the metH gene encoding methionine synthase codes for the protein MVKVEEKLKQLLRERILVIDGAMGTMIQAVKLDEAAFRGERFANHPKPLKGCNDLLSVTRPEVIEKIHQGFFEAGADIIETNTFNANAISLADYALEGEVHAINVAAARLARKVADAMNQKTPDRPRFVAGSIGPTNRTASLSPDVNNPAFRATTFDQLVDAYYEQVRGLVDGGVDLLLPETTFDTLNLKACLFAIGKFFDDRSVRLPVLASVTITDRSGRTLSGQTLDAFLTSISHADLTAVGINCAFGPEQMGPFIEELSRQSHLPIFAYPNAGLPNEFGGYDMGPEEIAKHLGAWAREGWLNLVGGCCGTTPAHIAAIARAVRGARPRVPAEPDRFTHLSGLEKLTIRPDSNFIMVGERTNVAGSRKFARLIREEQYEDALTVAREQVEGGANILDVNMDEGMLDSAKAMTVFLNHIAANPEISRIPIMIDSSNFDVIEAGLKCVQGKSVVNSLSLKEGEEEFRRRARLVKNYGAAVVVMAFDEEGQATTVEQRLKICRRAHKLLTEEIGFDESDIFFDTNILVVATGLEEHNEYAISFIEAAKQLKQFFPRCHISGGVSNISFSFRGNDAVREAMHAAFLYHAIQAGMDMGIVNAGQLSVYEQIPQELLGRVEDVLFNRRADATERLLELAESYKGSAKTAAEQEAWRDGSVEHRLSEAVIKGILDYIEPDLEEALKKYDRPLQIIEGPLMDGINVVGDLFGEGKMFLPQVVKSARVMKKAVACLTPLMEAEKKAADQGKSRAKLVFATVKGDVHDIGKNIVGVVLGCNNYEVIDLGVMVPADRIIETAVKEKADIIGLSGLITPSLDEMVHVAREMERCGLSVPLLIGGATTSKRHTAVKIAPAYRHETIHVMDASRAVPVVGRLATSQSRKELDAKNRAEQQEIRRAYEAKAAVQLLTYEEAERKKLHIDWDESHIHVPEFTGPKTLGDFPLRELVPYIDWSPFFHTWELRGRYPDLLNDPARGPAARELFANAQKLLSDIVEKKLLTARAVYGFFPANSVGDDIVLYTDASRAKELTRFHTLRQQKENQAAKPQLSLSDFVAPRESGLVDYVGAFAVTTGHGAQELAERFEKDYDQYNAIMAKALADRLAEAFAEYLHKRARADWGYGKSENLSNEDLIAEKYQGIRPAPGYPACPDHTEKRILFDLLGVEKAAGITLTENFAMLPAAAVSGLYFAHRESRYFAVSAVGKDQVESYAARKGMAVAEVERWLSPVLGYDPARQS